Proteins encoded by one window of Candidatus Sumerlaea chitinivorans:
- a CDS encoding Circadian phase modifier: protein MKQTSKTPSIRAILDRVAKGELKVPQAEKLLREISVEGYAELLHTKVDLHRRHRRGVAEAVYCANKTADQIVAIVRKIEESGQNVLCTRVPETTAKAVLEQCPDLKYSPVARMLYKQVERRTARPQGLIAVLTAGTSDIPVAEEAALSAELMGNRVVRLHDVGVAGLHRLLQSGTDLLLRARVIIVVAGMEGALPSVVAGLTAAPVIAVPTSVGYGAAFGGVAALLGMLNSCSGGVAVVNIDNGFGAALIAHLINQRHTERKGAR, encoded by the coding sequence ATGAAGCAAACAAGCAAAACTCCGTCCATTCGTGCGATCCTTGATCGTGTCGCAAAAGGTGAACTTAAAGTCCCCCAAGCGGAGAAGTTACTGAGGGAAATTAGTGTCGAGGGCTATGCTGAACTCCTACACACGAAAGTGGATCTGCATCGCCGCCACCGACGCGGGGTAGCCGAGGCCGTGTATTGCGCCAACAAAACGGCGGACCAAATAGTAGCCATCGTGAGAAAAATTGAAGAATCTGGACAAAATGTTTTGTGCACACGCGTGCCTGAAACAACGGCGAAAGCGGTACTCGAGCAATGCCCAGACCTAAAGTACTCGCCTGTTGCGCGTATGCTTTACAAGCAGGTGGAACGGCGCACCGCTCGCCCCCAAGGTCTCATTGCGGTGCTCACGGCTGGCACCTCGGACATCCCTGTCGCGGAGGAAGCGGCGTTGAGCGCCGAACTTATGGGGAACCGCGTCGTACGTCTCCACGACGTGGGAGTAGCAGGACTTCATCGGCTTCTTCAGAGTGGCACCGATCTGCTCCTGCGGGCACGAGTCATAATCGTTGTCGCGGGCATGGAAGGGGCGCTGCCGAGCGTGGTTGCAGGCCTCACCGCTGCGCCCGTCATCGCCGTCCCCACCAGTGTGGGCTATGGCGCTGCCTTCGGAGGAGTTGCGGCCCTCCTCGGAATGCTGAATTCTTGTAGCGGTGGAGTCGCCGTCGTGAACATTGATAACGGGTTCGGGGCAGCCCTCATCGCACATCTCATCAATCAACGCCATACGGAAAGAAAAGGAGCACGGTAG